The Budorcas taxicolor isolate Tak-1 chromosome 5, Takin1.1, whole genome shotgun sequence genome includes a window with the following:
- the SCAF11 gene encoding protein SCAF11 — MKKKTIYTLNVSDQDYEDMQGEENKDNIATTGVLYSEADRCPICLSCLLEKEIGFPESCNHVFCLTCILKWAETLPSCPIDRKPFQAVFKFSVSEGCVKVQVKRQLRETNDKKNESSFKKPLSCQENSKSCIRKKIIGEDLLSAEFYDLKMIHRNSKYNEMGGKKNSIIKTNKPRRSNPYTNQCFRKFFSNVFSSSSHTGESSFACTAYCTEFIEVNEISALIRQKRQELELSWFPDTLPGIGRISFIPWSIDIEVPPLISSVLPRTILPTSTISLENFGTSCKGYALAHTQEGEEKKQTSGTSNTRGSRRKPAATTPTRRSTRNTRAEPVSQSQRSPVSNISGCDAPDNNNPSVSVSSSGESEKQTRQAPKRKSVRRGRKLPLLKKKLRSSVPPPEKSSSSDSVDEEVAESDIPPELEKEHQSDVESINTVQINVESESANGLRSCSEPLKESEECAETHDTEEGVETLHSESDTQDPPVLFGGEEEVQKVENTGIEANVLCLESEISVSTSKKGSDPLENQDPIAEPSESEIKADICIDHAPNDSLTCSGSEMEVYQPASSLGELPENAESIVNEKKVMESPIVKIIDHGDSTVKTEQLIDSPKLESSEGGVTQAVDRKSIESSEVHLLGHVENEDAEIIATCDTSGNETLNSIQDSENSLLKKSLNTKLGKSLEEKTESLVEHPTSTELSKTHVALIQKHFSEDNNEMIPMECDSFCSDRNESEIEPSVNADAKPSVNADENSVEHSSQKNMSSSDPANEKVETVSQPSENPVDVTDKAKKPRIRRSRFHSPSTTWSPNKDTAREKKRSQSPSPKRETGKDSRKSRSPSPKKESVRGRRKSRSQSPKKDSARERRRSQSRSPKRDSAKEGKRSESLSPKRENRRSQSRVKDSSPREKSRSRSRERESDRDGLRRDRDRERRMRRWSRSRSRSRSPSRSRTKSKGSSFGRNDRDSYSPRWKERWANDGWRCPRGNDRYRKSDSEKQNENTRKEKNDISPDADDSNSADKQRNDCPTWVTEKINSGPDPRTRNPEKLKDSHWEENRNENSGNSWNKNFSSAWMSNRGRGNRGRGNHRGGFAYTDQNENRWQNRKPLSGNSNSSGNETFKFVEQQPYKRKSEQEFSFDTPADRSGWTSASSWAVRKTLPADVQNYYSRRGRSSSGPQSGWMRQDEEAAEQESNLKDQANQQGDGSQLPITMMQPQVSAVQQHMSAHQPVNMFPYPVGVPAPLMNIQRSPFNIHPQLPLHLHTGVPLMQVAAPSGVSQGLPPPPPPPPPSQQVSYIASQPDGKQLQGIPSASHVSNNMSTPVLPAPTAAPGNMGTVQGPSSGNTASSSHSKASNAPVKLAESKVSVTVEASADSSKTDKKLQIQEKAAQEVKLAIKPFYQNKDITKEEYKEIVRKAVDKVCHSKSGEVNSTKVANLVKAYVDKYKYSRKGSQKKTLEEPMSADKNMC; from the exons gtgaagaaaacaaagataatattGCTACCACTGGTGTGTTGTACAGTGAAGCTGATAGATGTCCAATATGTCTCAGTTGCCTGTTAGAGAAGGAAATTGGTTTTCCAGAAAGCTGTAATCATGTCTTCTGCTTGACCTGTATTCTTAAATGGGCAGAG ACACTTCCTTCATGTCCTATTGACCGGAAACCTTTTCAGGCGGTGTTTAAATTCAGTGTATCAGAAGGTTGTGTTAAG GTTCAAGTAAAAAGACAGTTGAGAGAAACAAatgataagaaaaatgaaagctctTTTAAGAAACCACTGTCCTGTCAGGAAAATTCTAAAAGCTGTATAAG AAAAAAGATCATAGGAGAAGATCTATTAAGTGCAGAATTTTATGACCTGAAGATGATACACA GAAACTCTAAATACAATGaaatgggaggaaagaaaaattcaatAATAAAGACAAACAAG CCTCGAAGATCAAATCCATATACAAATCAGTGCTTCAGAAAGTTTTTCTCCAATGTCTTTTCTTCTAGTAGTCACACTGGAGAATCTTCTTTTGCCTGTACAGCTTACTG TACAGAATTTATAGAAGTCAATGAGATCAGTGCTTTGATTAGGCAGAAGAGACAGGAACTGGAATTATCATGGTTTCCTGATACATTACCTGGAATTGGAag aattagTTTTATACCCTGGAGTATTGACATAGAAGTCCCTCCTCTCATCTCTTCTGTGTTGCCAAGGACTATTCTTCCAACAAGTACCATATCTTTAGAAAATTTTG GTACTTCTTGCAAAGGCTATGCATTAGCACATACTCAAGAAGGGGAAGAGAAGAAGCAAACTTCTGGTACCTCAAACACCAGAGGATCAAGACGAAAACCTGCAGCTACAACTCCTACAAGAAGATCTACACGTAACACAAGAGCTGAACCAGTCAGTCAGTCTCAGAGATCCCCAGTATCAAATATTTCTGGGTGTGATGCCCCAGATAACAATAATCCATCTGTAAGTGTTTCCTCTTCAGGTGAGTCAGAGAAGCAAACAAGGCAGGCCCCAAAACGGAAGTctgtaagaagaggaagaaaactaCCTTTACTGAAAAAGAAACTTCGAAGCTCTGTGCCTCCCCCTGAAAAATCATCTTCCAGTGATTCAGTTGATGAAGAAGTAGCAGAATCTGACATACCACCTGAGTTAGAGAAAGAACACCAATCAGATGTAGAAAGTATTAACACTGTGCAGATAAATGTAGAGAGTGAGTCTGCTAATGGCTTAAGAAGTTGCAGTGAGCCATTAAAAGAGAGTGAAGAATGTGCTGAGACCCATGATACAGAGGAAGGAGTAGAAACTTTACATTCTGAGTCTGATACCCAAGATCCTCCTGTGTTAtttggaggggaggaggaagttCAAAAAGTTGAGAATACAGGTATAGAAGCTAATGTTTTATGTCTGGAAAGTGAGATTTCTGTAAGCACTTCCAAAAAAGGAAGTGATCCATTGGAAAATCAAGACCCAATAGCTGAACCTTCAGaatcagaaataaaagcagaTATATGTATAGATCATGCTCCAAATGATTCTCTTACATGTTCAGGATCTGAAATGGAAGTATACCAACCTGCATCAAGCTTAGGTGAGTTACCTGAGAATGCAGAGTCGATagttaatgaaaaaaaagttatggaGAGTCCTATAGTAAAAATTATTGATCATGGAGATTCTACAGTAAAAACAGAACAGCTTATTGACAGTCCCAAATTAGAATCTTCTGAAGGTGGAGTTACACAAGCAGTGGACAGAAAATCTATTGAGAGTTCAGAGGTTCATTTGCTTGGGCATGTTGAAAATGAAGATGCAGAAATAATTGCAACATGTGATACTTCAGGGAATGAAACTCTCAATAGTATTCAAGACTCTgaaaatagtttattaaaaaaaagtcttaacaCCAAATTGGGCAAATCTTTAGAAGAAAAGACTGAATCTTTGGTTGAACATCCCACATCTACAGAATTGTCTAAAACTCATGTTGCACTGATTCAGAAGCATTTTAGTGAGGACAATAATGAAATGATACCTATGGAATGTGATTCATTTTGCAGTGACCGAAATGAATCTGAAATCGAACCATCTGTAAATGCTGATGCTAAACCATCTGTAAATGCTGATGAAAATTCTGTGGAGCACAGTTCCCAAAAGAATATGTCATCTTCTGATCCTGCAAATGAAAAGGTTGAAACTGTATCTCAACCATCTGAAAACCCAGTAGATGTGACAGATAAAGCCAAAAAGCCTCGTATACGAAGATCTAGATTTCACTCTCCGTCTACAACTTGGTCTCCCAACAAAGACACTGCCCGAGAAAAGAAGCGGTCTCAGTCTCCATCTCCCAaaagagaaactggaaaagaCAGCAGGAAGTCTCGATCACCGTCTCCTAAGAAAGAATCTGTTAGAGGACGGAGAAAATCTCGTTCTCAGTCCCCCAAAAAGGATAGTGCAAGAGAAAGGAGGAGATCTCAGTCTCGGTCTCCAAAAAGAGATAGTGCCAAGGAAGGCAAAAGATCTGAGTCACTCTCCCCAAAAAGAGAGAACAGAAGATCTCAGTCCAGAGTAAAAGATTCCTCCCCAAGAGAAAAATCCAGGTCCcggagcagagaaagagagagtgatAGAGATGGGTTGAGGAGAGACCGAGATAGAGAAAGGAGAATGAGAAGGTGGTCTCGATCCAGATCACGGTCGAGGTCACCATCAAGATCTAGAACAAAAAGTAAGGGTTCATCATTTGGTAGAAATGACAGGGACAGTTACTCTCCTCGATGGAAAGAGAGATGGGCAAACGATGGTTGGAGATGTCCACGAGGGAATGATCGATACAGAAAGAGTGactcagagaaacagaatgaaaatacaagaaaagaaaaaaatgacatcagTCCAGATGCTGATGATTCAAATTCTGCTGACAAACAGAGAAATGACTGTCCCACTTGggtaacagaaaaaataaattctgggcCTGATCCGAGGACCAGAAATCCAGAAAAGTTAAAAGATTCTCAttgggaagaaaatagaaatgagaaTTCAGGGAATTCTTGGAATAAAAACTTTAGTTCGGCTTGGATGTCTAACCGTGGTAGAGGTAACCGTGGTAGAGGTAACCATAGAGGTGGTTTTGCCTATACAGATCAAAATGAAAACAGGTGGCAAAACCGAAAACCCCTCTCAGGGAATTCAAACAGTTCAGGGAATGAGACTTTCAAGTTTGTGGAGCAGCAGCCCTATAAACGAAAAAGTGAGCAAGAGTTCTCCTTTGATACACCAGCCGACAGGTCAGGGTGGACATCCGCATCGAGTTGGGCTGTGAGAAAGACCCTGCCAGCAGATGTACAGAACtactactcgagacgaggcaggAGTTCTTCAGGCCCACAGTCTGGGTGGATGAGACAAGACGAGGAGGCGGCTGAACAGG agTCTAATCTGAAAGACCAAGCAAACCAACAGGGTGATGGTTCTCAGCTACCTATAACTATGATGCAGCCGCAAGTGAGTGCAGTGCAGCAGCACATGAGTGCACACCAGCCTGTGAATATGTTTCCATATCCAGTGGGTGTTCCTGCTCCTTTGATGAACATCCAGCGCAGTCCTTTCAACATTCATCCTCAGCTGCCCTTGCATCTGCACACAGGAGTACCTCTCATGCAGGTGGCGGCTCCTAGCGGTGTATCTCAGGGACTACCGccaccaccgccccctcccccaccatcccaGCAAGTCAGCTACATTGCTTCACAGCCAGACGGAAAGCAGTTGCAG GGTATTCCTAGTGCTTCTCATGTAAGTAATAACATGAGCACACCAGTCTTGCCGGCTCcgacagcagccccaggaaacatGGGAACAGTTCAGGGGCCAAGTTCTGGTAACACTGCATCATCAAGTCACAGCAAAGCTTCTAATGCTCCTGTAAaattggcagaaagcaaagtaaGTGTTACAGTGGAAGCCAGCGCAGATAGCTCGAAGACAGACAAG AAACTGCAAATTCAAGAAAAAGCAGCACAGGAGGTAAAACTGGCCATTAAGCCATTTTATCAAA